The Falco peregrinus isolate bFalPer1 chromosome 9, bFalPer1.pri, whole genome shotgun sequence genome includes a window with the following:
- the ZFP64 gene encoding zinc finger protein 64, which translates to MNPGGGGGAAPAFPGPVQFPGSTTVLVELTPDIHICGICKQQFNNLDAFVGHKQSGCQLTSATAGAASTVQFVSEETVPSTQAQTTTRTIASETQTITVSAPEFVFEHGYQTYLPSESSEPPTAAIVSAPPKVRSRKSTSSVTQKKLNCCYPGCQFKTSYGMKDMERHLRTHTGDKPHKCEVCNKCFSRKDKLKMHMRSHTGVKPYKCKHCDYAAADSSSLNKHQRIHSNERPFKCQICPYASRNSSQLTVHLRSHTGDAPFQCQMCPAKFKINSDLKRHMRVHSGEKPYKCEFCEVRCAMKGNLKSHIRIKHSMENTLKCPECEFQCGNKTSLRHHIRTHQPEQPVKCSECNYSCSNKAALKVHERIHCKDRPFKCEFCSFDTKQRSNLTTHVRKAHGDKVKTKKQTVEKKEGDRPKQGGSRQVAKLDAKRAFKCDLCDASFVREDSLRSHKKQHSMYNGSKNNELAVLQLQMDPSRHTSAPITVSHLQVPLQAAQVSPYNEGRVKIIVGHQVPQTNSIVQAASVNVMPPTLVSQNQEDLSANSRLQLLGQVSLLAPPPPPIAQSEAGPVAQPAVLLTTHDQSDGSALHQTLIPAAPVSSHEASANQAFITSSGISCSDLEGLNALIQEGATEVTVVSDGGQSITVSTSAPPPPIFSSSSHTDTPKQTYSIIQSGAHTALLCPADSIPD; encoded by the exons ATGAaccccggcggcggcgggggggcggcgccGGCCTTCCCCGGCCCTGTGCAGT TTCCCGGCAGCACCACCGTGCTGGTGGAGCTCACCCCTGACATCCACATCTGTGGCATCTGCAAGCAGCAGTTCAATAACCTCGACGCATTCGTTGGGCACAAGCAAAGTGGCTGCCAGCTCACTAGTGCGACAGCTGGGGCCGCCAGTACGGTCCAGTTTGTGTCGGAAGAAACAGTGCCGTCCACACAGGCACAAACCACAACCAGGACCATCGCATCGGAGACCCAAACCATCACAG TTTCTGCACCAGAGTTTGTTTTTGAGCATGGCTATCAAACATACCTGCCCAGTGAGAGCAGTGAGCCTCCAACTGCTGCTATCGTCTCTGCACCACCAAAAGTACGTTCAAGAAAATCCACTTCCTCAGTTACACAGAAGAAGCTAAACTGCTGCTATCCAG GTTGCCAGTTCAAGACTTCCTATGGCATGAAGGATATGGAACGTCATCTACGAACGCACACAG gAGACAAGCCCCATAAATGTGAAGTTTGTAACAAATGTTTTAGTCGTAAAGATAAGCTGAAGATGCATATGCGTTCTCACACTGGGGTGAAGCCTTACAAATGTAAACACTGTGACTAtgcagctgctgacagcagcagcctcaaCAAGCACCAGCGCATTCACTCCAATGAGCGTCCTTTTAAATGCCAGATCTGTCCTTATGCAAGCCGCAACTCTAGCCAGCTAACTGTACATCTCAGATCCCACACAG GAGATGCTCCTTTCCAATGTCAGATGTGTCCTGCTAAATTTAAAATCAACTCAGACTTGAAAAGGCACATGCGTGTGCATTCTGGTGAGAAACCTTACAAATGTGAGTTCTGTGAGGTCCGGTGTGCCATGAAAGGAAACTTGAAATCACACATCCGTATCAAGCACAGCATGGAAAATACTCTCAAGTGTCCAGAGTGTGAATTTCAGTgtggaaacaaaacaagcctTCGGCACCACATAAGAACTCATCAGCCAGAACAACCAGTGAAGTGTTCCGAGTGCAACTACTCTTGCTCCAACAAGGCAGCTCTGAAAGTGCATGAGCGAATTCACTGCAAAGATCGTCCTTTCAAATGTGAATTCTGCAGCTTTGATACCAAGCAGCGGAGCAATCTGACAACTCATGTGAGGAAGGCTCATGGCGACAAAGTCAAGACCAAGAAGCAAACTgtggagaagaaggaaggagataGGCCAAAGCAAGGTGGCTCCAGGCAAGTTGCCAAATTGGATGCCAAGAGAGCATTTAAGTGTGACCTGTGTGATGCTTCCTTTGTCCGAGAAGATTCTCTTAGGAGTCATAAGAAGCAGCACAGTATGTATAATGGATCTAAAAATAATGAACTGGCTGTTCTGCAGCTCCAGATGGATCCCAGTCGGCACACCAGTGCCCCAATTACTGTCAGTCACCTCCAGGTCCCACTTCAGGCTGCTCAGGTTTCTCCATACAATGAGGGAAGGGTCAAGATCATTGTGGGTCATCAGGTCCCTCAGACTAACAGTATTGTTCAGGCTGCATCAGTGAATGTTATGCCTCCTACATTAGTTAGCCAGAATCAGGAAGACCTCTCAGCCAACAGCCGCTTGCAGCTTCTGGGCCAAGTCAGTTTGCTGGCACCACCTCCGCCTCCCATAGCTCAAAGTGAAGCAGGGCCTGTGGCACAACCAGCAGTTCTTCTCACAACCCATGACCAAAGCGATGGAAGTGCTTTACATCAGACTCTGATTCCTGCTGCTCCCGTCAGCAGTCACGAGGCCTCAGCAAACCAAGCTTTCATCACCAGCTCTGGAATCAGCTGCTCTGACTTAGAAGGCCTTAATGCTTTGATTCAAGAAGGAGCAACAGAAGTGACTGTGGTTAGTGATGGAGGTCAGAGTATAACAGTGTCCACTTCAGCTCCCCCTCCTCCTatcttttcttcatcctctcaCACAGACACCCCAAAGCAGACCTATTCTATCATTCAAAGTGGAGCCCATACAGCTTTGCTGTGTCCAGCAGACTCCATACCGGATTAG